In Halorubrum sp. BV1, the following proteins share a genomic window:
- a CDS encoding GTPBP1 family GTP-binding protein: MSADRSALLRAIERGERDGGAIEFKERLTREVHLADGRMESLVAQLRHRVLSGDGEATYVLGVTDDGGLAGVDPETFSETMDVLSLLASEADAHIADVETWSAGSSGSGSTDGLVGLATLRDGGMFETDDDHLVVGTAGHVDHGKSTLVGTLVTGRADDGQGGTRGFLDVQPHEVERGLSADLSYAVYGFADGDAVRMDNPHRKSDRARIVEEADRLVSFVDTVGHEPWLRTTIRGLVGQKLDYGLLVVAADDGPTKTTREHLGILLATELPTIVAVTKADAVSDERLAAVEREVESMLRDAGQTPLLVDRHGIDAAVAEVGDGVVPLLSTSAVTKAGIGTLDRLFETLPKRATPERAEFRLYVDRSYKVTGVGAVASGTVNSGTVEAGDELLLGPMADGSFREVEVRSIEMHYHRVDKATAGRIVGIALKGVDEAEIERGMALVPRDSDPEPVREFEAEAMVLNHPTRIQAGYEPVVHVETVSEAAVFSPEGGQLLPGDTGRTRVRFKFRPYLVEEGQRFVFREGSSKGVGTIRAVNPD; the protein is encoded by the coding sequence ATGAGCGCTGACCGGTCCGCCCTGTTGCGGGCCATCGAGCGCGGCGAACGGGACGGCGGCGCGATCGAGTTCAAAGAGCGGCTCACCCGCGAGGTCCATCTGGCCGACGGCCGGATGGAGTCGCTCGTGGCCCAGCTCCGCCACCGCGTGCTCTCCGGCGACGGCGAGGCCACCTACGTCCTCGGCGTCACCGACGACGGGGGGCTCGCGGGCGTCGACCCCGAGACCTTCTCCGAGACGATGGACGTGCTCTCGCTTCTCGCCAGCGAGGCGGACGCGCACATCGCCGACGTCGAGACGTGGAGCGCCGGCTCGTCGGGGAGCGGGAGCACCGACGGGCTCGTCGGGCTCGCGACGCTCCGCGACGGCGGGATGTTCGAGACCGACGACGACCACCTCGTAGTCGGGACCGCGGGCCACGTCGACCACGGGAAGTCGACGCTCGTCGGCACTCTCGTCACGGGTCGGGCGGACGACGGACAGGGCGGCACGCGCGGCTTCCTCGACGTGCAGCCGCACGAGGTCGAACGCGGGCTGTCGGCCGACCTCTCGTACGCCGTCTACGGCTTCGCCGACGGCGACGCCGTGCGTATGGACAACCCCCACCGCAAGTCCGACCGCGCGCGGATCGTCGAGGAGGCCGACCGGCTGGTCTCGTTCGTCGACACCGTGGGCCACGAGCCGTGGCTCCGGACGACGATCCGCGGGCTCGTGGGCCAGAAGCTCGATTACGGACTCTTAGTCGTCGCCGCAGACGACGGCCCGACGAAGACGACCCGCGAGCACCTCGGCATCCTGCTCGCGACCGAACTCCCGACGATCGTCGCGGTCACGAAGGCGGACGCCGTGAGCGACGAGCGGCTCGCCGCGGTGGAACGCGAGGTGGAGTCGATGCTGCGGGACGCCGGCCAGACGCCGCTCCTCGTCGACCGGCACGGGATCGACGCGGCGGTCGCGGAGGTCGGCGACGGCGTCGTCCCCCTGCTGTCGACGAGCGCCGTGACGAAGGCGGGCATCGGAACGCTCGACCGGCTCTTCGAGACGCTCCCAAAGCGCGCGACCCCCGAGCGCGCTGAGTTCCGGCTGTACGTCGACCGCAGCTACAAGGTGACCGGCGTCGGCGCGGTCGCATCCGGCACCGTCAACTCCGGCACCGTCGAGGCGGGCGACGAACTCCTCTTGGGACCGATGGCCGACGGATCCTTCCGCGAGGTGGAGGTGCGTTCCATCGAGATGCACTATCACCGCGTCGACAAGGCGACCGCCGGCCGGATTGTGGGCATTGCCCTCAAGGGCGTCGACGAGGCGGAGATCGAACGCGGGATGGCCTTGGTCCCCCGCGACAGCGACCCGGAACCGGTCCGCGAGTTCGAGGCCGAGGCGATGGTGCTCAACCATCCGACGCGGATTCAGGCGGGTTACGAGCCCGTGGTCCACGTCGAGACCGTCTCGGAGGCCGCGGTCTTCTCGCCCGAGGGCGGCCAGCTCCTCCCCGGCGACACCGGGCGGACGCGCGTCCGGTTCAAGTTCCGCCCGTACCTCGTCGAGGAGGGACAGCGGTTCGTCTTCCGCGAGGGGTCGAGTAAGGGCGTCGGGACGATCCGGGCGGTGAATCCGGACTGA
- a CDS encoding acetamidase/formamidase family protein, producing MSWGYFDNSQEPVCRVESGDIVRIETVSHHAGDAPDYMMDEGVRKIYDEIDVENRGPGVHIVTGPIHVEGAEPGDVLECRILNLEPRLPYGSNVCANWGLLYDDFDDTEYVTIYEVDQETQTAHARFQYEYPDLYDTPGRIIDPKSVDREPVLADIRVPVRYHFGTAGVAPAADGKIDTVPPGIYGGNVDNRNFNVGTSMYYPVQVEGGLFTAGDSHIAEGDGEISGTAIEAHVDAVVQFFVRDDIDISAPLLETEEYWMTHAFDADLDIATRKAALEMISFLEETKGLSEPESYSLLSVAADFQSTQVVNGEKGMHCKLRKDLFPPSSD from the coding sequence GTGAGCTGGGGGTATTTCGACAACTCACAGGAGCCGGTCTGCCGCGTCGAATCCGGCGATATCGTACGCATCGAGACGGTGTCACATCATGCCGGGGACGCCCCGGACTACATGATGGATGAGGGCGTCAGAAAAATCTACGACGAGATCGACGTGGAGAACCGGGGACCGGGCGTACACATCGTGACCGGACCGATACACGTCGAGGGCGCGGAGCCGGGCGACGTACTCGAATGTCGGATTCTCAACCTCGAACCTCGGCTACCGTACGGAAGCAACGTCTGTGCGAACTGGGGACTGTTGTACGACGATTTTGATGACACTGAATACGTGACGATATACGAGGTCGATCAGGAGACACAGACAGCACACGCCCGCTTCCAATACGAGTACCCGGATCTGTACGACACGCCCGGACGAATAATCGATCCGAAATCAGTCGACCGAGAACCGGTGTTAGCGGACATCCGAGTCCCCGTTCGGTACCACTTCGGAACGGCCGGCGTCGCTCCCGCTGCGGACGGCAAAATAGACACAGTCCCTCCCGGAATATACGGTGGGAACGTCGATAATCGCAATTTCAACGTTGGAACGTCGATGTACTACCCCGTTCAGGTTGAGGGTGGACTGTTCACTGCCGGGGATTCGCATATCGCGGAGGGAGACGGCGAAATTTCGGGGACGGCCATCGAAGCACATGTCGACGCAGTCGTTCAGTTCTTCGTCAGAGACGACATCGACATTTCGGCTCCGCTTCTGGAAACCGAGGAGTACTGGATGACGCACGCGTTCGATGCCGATCTCGACATCGCAACGCGAAAAGCCGCCTTGGAAATGATCTCGTTCCTCGAAGAGACGAAAGGTCTGTCAGAACCGGAGTCGTATTCACTGTTGAGCGTTGCGGCCGATTTCCAGTCGACACAGGTCGTAAACGGTGAAAAAGGGATGCACTGTAAACTCCGAAAAGACCTGTTTCCGCCCTCCTCAGATTGA